In a single window of the Flavobacterium sp. W4I14 genome:
- a CDS encoding hypothetical protein (product_source=Hypo-rule applied) — protein sequence MLLYNLFEDNIVKLSGHQNFSMQQVENKMVRGDTNYGKGIGLAKLIDDIP from the coding sequence ATGTTGCTGTATAATTTGTTTGAAGACAATATTGTAAAATTATCTGGGCATCAAAATTTCTCAATGCAGCAAGTGGAAAATAAAATGGTTCGTGGGGACACAAATTATGGCAAGGGTATTGGGTTGGCAAAATTGATTGACGACATTCCTTAG
- a CDS encoding hypothetical protein (product_source=Hypo-rule applied; cleavage_site_network=SignalP-noTM; superfamily=53187): protein MFKFILSLFLIYSTLLVNAQHPPVFPAMSTDSNFVKVSNLDITLVKYSYKPNGIKFLVVHDNEDTGVKAGFDYIRWSGGELIDSQYGGVRDYYFTYMDDQYRIDPNAIYTEVGVKTRLKKDFFSSNEVEKAILNAGKQIVDFYDPKATGYFLTLHNNADGGFGISSYLPGYDLASTADSVYINFQMDGDDLVYVTEPRLFSSLKKANVNVILQSKFVSNDGSLSVYAMQNNIPYINVEVQHGHQDENLRLIELAIAALKEHGLVKKE from the coding sequence ATGTTTAAATTCATTCTAAGTCTGTTCCTGATCTATTCTACCCTTCTGGTTAATGCCCAACACCCTCCTGTTTTCCCGGCGATGAGTACTGATTCGAACTTCGTTAAGGTCTCAAACTTAGATATCACGCTGGTAAAGTACAGCTACAAACCTAATGGCATTAAATTTTTAGTTGTACATGATAATGAAGATACTGGTGTAAAAGCAGGTTTTGATTATATCCGCTGGAGCGGTGGCGAGCTCATCGACAGTCAATATGGCGGTGTAAGAGATTATTATTTCACCTATATGGATGATCAATACCGTATAGACCCAAACGCTATTTATACCGAGGTAGGTGTAAAAACAAGGTTAAAAAAAGACTTTTTCAGCTCTAACGAAGTCGAAAAAGCAATACTTAATGCAGGCAAACAAATTGTCGATTTTTACGATCCAAAAGCCACAGGTTATTTTTTAACCTTGCATAACAATGCTGATGGTGGTTTTGGTATTTCTTCTTATTTACCAGGTTATGATTTAGCCAGCACTGCTGATTCTGTTTACATCAACTTCCAGATGGATGGCGATGATCTTGTTTACGTAACCGAACCTAGGTTGTTCAGCAGCTTAAAAAAGGCCAATGTGAATGTAATTCTTCAATCTAAATTTGTTTCTAATGATGGCTCGCTTTCGGTTTATGCCATGCAAAATAATATTCCATATATTAATGTTGAAGTACAGCATGGGCATCAGGACGAAAATTTAAGGTTAATTGAGCTTGCTATTGCCGCCTTAAAAGAACATGGATTAGTGAAGAAAGAGTAG
- a CDS encoding MFS family permease (product_source=COG0477; cath_funfam=1.20.1250.20; cog=COG0477; pfam=PF07690; superfamily=103473; transmembrane_helix_parts=Inside_1_29,TMhelix_30_47,Outside_48_61,TMhelix_62_81,Inside_82_93,TMhelix_94_116,Outside_117_120,TMhelix_121_143,Inside_144_154,TMhelix_155_174,Outside_175_177,TMhelix_178_197,Inside_198_223,TMhelix_224_246,Outside_247_260,TMhelix_261_283,Inside_284_289,TMhelix_290_309,Outside_310_312,TMhelix_313_335,Inside_336_347,TMhelix_348_370,Outside_371_374,TMhelix_375_394,Inside_395_401) has translation MEESTQEQEILSKQENKPVLAQSSPKQVRFAISAFYFMQGVCFASWASRIPTFKASMGLNDAELGSILFALPAGQIITMFFSAKLTTHFGSKKMLVATAPLYAIALTFLALATTGWQLAAFLVLFGITGNLCNIALNTQGVAGENYYGKPIMSSFHGAWSIGNLTGALIALGLVNLKLGMYTHFWIIALISLSNVALNGKKLLNYNKPDAVMEKAKFFTMPQGILVLLGVIAFCSMATEGTMFDWSAIYFEDVVKLPHNKAIIGYASFMFMMASGRFLGVFLIGKFGRKNLLQISGAIISIGMALAVIFPNLIVAILGFMLIGLGVSSIVPMVYSIAGNNKKVPAGKAITMVSSIGYFAFLFGPPLIGYVSQLSSLRYSFGIISVFGLLITFLITKIKAIN, from the coding sequence TTGGAAGAAAGCACGCAAGAACAGGAAATTTTAAGTAAACAAGAAAATAAACCTGTATTAGCACAAAGCTCTCCGAAACAAGTACGATTTGCCATATCTGCCTTTTACTTTATGCAAGGGGTATGCTTTGCAAGTTGGGCCAGTAGGATTCCAACTTTTAAAGCTTCAATGGGTTTAAACGATGCAGAATTAGGCTCCATTCTTTTTGCTTTACCTGCAGGGCAGATTATCACGATGTTTTTTTCAGCAAAACTGACCACTCATTTTGGTAGTAAGAAAATGCTTGTGGCAACTGCTCCGCTTTATGCAATTGCATTAACTTTTTTAGCATTGGCTACTACTGGTTGGCAGTTAGCTGCTTTTTTGGTTTTATTTGGCATCACGGGTAATCTTTGTAACATCGCCTTAAATACACAGGGCGTTGCCGGCGAAAATTATTACGGCAAACCCATTATGAGTTCTTTTCATGGGGCTTGGAGTATTGGTAATTTAACCGGGGCTTTAATTGCCCTGGGGCTGGTTAACCTAAAATTAGGCATGTACACCCATTTTTGGATCATTGCACTGATATCCTTAAGCAATGTTGCGCTTAATGGGAAAAAGTTGCTTAATTATAATAAACCAGATGCCGTGATGGAAAAGGCAAAGTTTTTCACCATGCCTCAAGGTATTTTAGTGTTGCTAGGCGTTATCGCCTTTTGCAGTATGGCCACCGAAGGTACCATGTTCGATTGGAGTGCTATTTATTTCGAAGATGTGGTGAAATTGCCTCATAATAAGGCGATTATTGGTTATGCATCGTTTATGTTTATGATGGCAAGCGGAAGGTTTTTAGGGGTGTTTTTAATTGGTAAATTCGGACGGAAAAACCTCCTGCAGATCAGCGGTGCCATTATATCGATAGGTATGGCGCTTGCCGTAATATTTCCGAATCTAATTGTCGCTATTCTTGGTTTTATGCTTATTGGTCTGGGTGTTTCCAGTATTGTGCCAATGGTGTATAGCATAGCTGGTAACAACAAAAAAGTGCCTGCCGGTAAAGCGATAACCATGGTTTCGAGTATTGGTTATTTTGCCTTTTTGTTTGGTCCGCCATTAATAGGCTATGTTTCTCAACTATCAAGCCTGCGTTATTCTTTTGGGATAATTTCTGTTTTTGGTTTGCTGATTACTTTCCTGATCACAAAAATAAAAGCGATAAACTAA